The following proteins are encoded in a genomic region of Lactiplantibacillus plantarum:
- a CDS encoding shikimate dehydrogenase, whose amino-acid sequence MEKRISGTTGLFTLLGSPVGHSGSPAMYNFSFQEQGLDYAYLAFDVKKAQMPEAIDALRLFKVRGSNVTMPCKGVAATLVDELSPAAKIVGAINVIVNDNGKLTGHITDGIGFVRNLKENGVDIAGKKLVVIGAGGAATALQVQCALDGAKSLAIFNREDDFYANAENTQKKIKEAKPEVDVNVYHLEDQDKLKAEIEKADILVNATIVGMKPLDGQSLVDPSYLRSDLVVADTVYNPLKTKLIEDAEALGCTVAPGKGMLLWQGDAAYTLFTGKAMPTAEYQAYEARQAAKQH is encoded by the coding sequence ATGGAAAAACGAATTTCAGGTACCACTGGTTTATTTACCTTACTCGGTTCTCCAGTAGGTCATTCAGGTTCACCGGCAATGTATAACTTTAGCTTTCAAGAGCAAGGATTAGACTATGCATATTTAGCTTTTGATGTTAAAAAAGCACAAATGCCAGAAGCGATTGATGCATTACGATTATTTAAGGTTCGCGGTAGCAACGTAACGATGCCATGTAAGGGCGTTGCCGCAACACTTGTTGATGAGTTGTCACCGGCCGCAAAGATTGTGGGGGCTATTAATGTCATTGTTAACGATAATGGTAAGTTGACAGGTCATATTACGGATGGCATTGGTTTTGTACGCAATCTGAAAGAGAACGGTGTAGATATTGCTGGTAAAAAGCTAGTCGTGATTGGTGCTGGTGGTGCTGCTACGGCGCTACAAGTTCAATGTGCATTAGATGGTGCTAAATCATTGGCTATTTTTAACCGTGAGGACGACTTTTATGCGAATGCCGAAAACACTCAAAAGAAGATTAAGGAAGCAAAGCCAGAAGTCGACGTTAACGTCTATCATCTAGAAGACCAAGACAAGTTAAAAGCTGAGATTGAGAAGGCTGATATTCTGGTTAACGCTACTATTGTTGGTATGAAGCCGCTGGACGGTCAATCATTAGTCGATCCAAGCTATTTACGTTCAGACTTGGTTGTTGCGGATACTGTTTACAACCCCCTAAAGACCAAGTTAATTGAAGACGCCGAGGCATTAGGATGCACGGTAGCGCCGGGGAAAGGCATGTTATTGTGGCAAGGTGATGCAGCATACACACTCTTTACAGGTAAGGCTATGCCAACGGCCGAATATCAAGCCTACGAGGCACGTCAAGCAGCTAAGCAGCATTAG
- a CDS encoding shikimate dehydrogenase, translated as MAERIDGHTLLIGLMAYPIRHSMSPTMHNNAFAKLGLNYAYLAFEVTNETLPSAIESIRTLDMRGSNISMPNKQKVIPLLDKLDPAAKMVGAVNTIVNDDGVLTGYTTDGIGFMKALADEGLDIREHKMTLAGAGGAGTAIAVQAALDGVKEISIFNMHDATWANAERNVKLINEQTDCHATLHSLEDRDDFKREIQSSYIYTDSTGVGMKPLEDKTLVDDPSWFSSDQIVFDTVYAPRTTKLMKVARQAGLKHVYNGLGMMLEQGAAAFKLWTGEDMPVDYIHQILFSDDQDK; from the coding sequence ATGGCAGAACGAATTGATGGGCATACTTTACTGATTGGTTTAATGGCGTATCCAATTCGTCATTCAATGTCCCCAACTATGCATAACAATGCTTTTGCTAAATTAGGACTAAATTACGCTTACTTAGCATTTGAAGTGACGAATGAAACGCTGCCAAGTGCAATTGAGTCAATCAGAACACTTGATATGCGTGGCTCCAATATTTCAATGCCAAACAAGCAAAAAGTGATTCCATTGCTTGATAAGCTTGATCCAGCAGCTAAAATGGTGGGTGCGGTTAATACAATTGTTAATGATGATGGTGTTTTAACAGGTTATACGACTGATGGCATCGGATTTATGAAAGCGCTCGCGGATGAAGGCTTGGATATTCGCGAACATAAAATGACGCTAGCTGGTGCTGGTGGTGCCGGGACTGCGATCGCAGTGCAGGCTGCATTGGATGGTGTCAAAGAAATATCTATTTTTAATATGCACGATGCAACATGGGCAAATGCCGAACGGAACGTTAAACTAATTAATGAGCAGACCGACTGTCACGCCACTTTACACTCATTAGAAGATCGTGATGATTTCAAACGGGAAATCCAAAGCTCTTATATCTATACTGATTCGACAGGTGTTGGAATGAAACCACTTGAAGATAAGACGCTTGTGGACGATCCTAGTTGGTTCAGCTCAGACCAAATTGTGTTTGATACAGTATATGCACCACGAACGACTAAATTAATGAAGGTAGCTCGTCAAGCAGGATTGAAGCATGTTTACAATGGTTTAGGTATGATGCTTGAACAAGGTGCAGCAGCCTTTAAGCTGTGGACTGGCGAAGACATGCCAGTTGATTACATTCATCAGATTCTGTTTAGTGATGATCAGGATAAATAA
- a CDS encoding SDR family NAD(P)-dependent oxidoreductase, with protein MNNNWLGLTDKVVAITGAVGGMGTKFCEEFAKQGAKIVLIDMIADKTEAYAKKLTEKYGVETLAVKCNTTNEEEVDAAVKAVTDKFGEVDVLVNTAAILRFSPLEDLRLDEWQAALNVNLTGYFLMSQRFGRVMIQQKHGAMVHISTVASRYPETYSGAYSTTKAAVNMMSKQMAAEWGQYGVRSNCVLPCLVKTPLSENFYSDPKVEEGRERLVASRRIGTLDDIANTVLFMASDRSDYTNGGEVTVDGGLNMMISDMIPKPGGRRQYAIDHHQPAKK; from the coding sequence ATGAATAATAATTGGTTAGGATTAACGGATAAAGTTGTTGCAATTACGGGTGCTGTTGGTGGTATGGGTACCAAGTTCTGTGAAGAGTTTGCTAAGCAGGGTGCCAAAATTGTCTTGATTGATATGATTGCGGATAAAACCGAAGCGTACGCAAAGAAATTGACAGAAAAGTATGGCGTTGAAACGTTGGCCGTTAAGTGCAATACGACTAACGAAGAGGAAGTTGATGCTGCTGTTAAGGCCGTGACTGATAAGTTTGGTGAAGTCGATGTGCTAGTTAATACGGCTGCTATTTTACGCTTCTCACCACTTGAAGACTTGCGTTTGGATGAATGGCAAGCTGCCTTGAATGTTAACTTAACGGGTTACTTCTTAATGTCACAACGGTTTGGTCGCGTCATGATTCAACAGAAACATGGTGCGATGGTACACATCTCAACCGTAGCGTCACGTTATCCTGAAACATATAGTGGGGCCTATAGTACAACTAAAGCAGCGGTTAATATGATGTCTAAGCAAATGGCTGCTGAATGGGGACAGTATGGTGTTCGGAGTAACTGTGTCTTACCTTGTCTGGTTAAGACGCCGTTATCTGAGAACTTTTACAGTGATCCTAAAGTTGAAGAGGGCCGTGAGCGGTTAGTGGCTAGTCGCCGCATTGGGACTTTGGATGATATTGCTAATACGGTCTTATTCATGGCTAGTGACCGTTCTGACTACACTAATGGTGGTGAAGTGACCGTTGATGGTGGTTTGAATATGATGATTTCTGACATGATTCCAAAGCCAGGTGGTCGTCGTCAATACGCGATTGATCATCATCAACCAGCGAAAAAATAG
- a CDS encoding LysR family transcriptional regulator produces MNLRHLVFFKELARTQHMAKAAENLGISQPSLSYAIKKLEHELGVPLFEADGRNIKLTSIGGVYLKYVTATLNDLSQGNELVKQLMDPDTGHVKLGFTYTLGQQLVPELLSHFKNQSENQAITFELGQGNSGVLLQALADEKYDIVLASNVDRLGEQLTAHLFDFIPLVQQEIVAVVPNDHPAVQKNPLHVEDLAPYPMILFSQNSGLRPLIDQILSAAHVQPKVAYEVEEDHTMAGFVRYNMGVALMPYLPLLNPERVQIKHLADQPLQHQIYLVVRRSGFITPAVHRFQEFIRSYCWQHYTNQERSI; encoded by the coding sequence ATGAATTTAAGACATTTAGTTTTTTTCAAAGAGCTAGCTCGAACACAACATATGGCAAAGGCTGCCGAAAACTTAGGTATCTCACAGCCTTCGTTGAGTTATGCCATCAAAAAACTCGAACACGAATTGGGTGTTCCACTTTTTGAAGCAGATGGCCGTAATATCAAGTTAACATCAATTGGCGGTGTTTATTTGAAATACGTCACTGCTACTTTAAATGATTTATCACAAGGCAACGAACTCGTCAAACAACTTATGGATCCAGATACCGGTCATGTTAAATTAGGATTTACCTACACCCTTGGACAGCAACTAGTTCCTGAGTTACTGTCCCATTTCAAAAATCAAAGCGAAAATCAAGCAATTACTTTTGAGCTTGGTCAAGGAAACTCCGGTGTGCTCCTGCAAGCACTAGCCGATGAAAAATACGACATCGTTCTAGCCTCTAACGTCGATAGACTGGGTGAGCAGCTAACTGCCCATCTCTTTGACTTTATCCCACTAGTTCAACAAGAAATTGTTGCAGTTGTTCCAAATGATCATCCCGCGGTACAAAAAAATCCGCTACACGTTGAAGACCTAGCACCTTATCCAATGATCTTATTTTCACAGAATAGCGGCTTGCGACCATTAATCGACCAAATCCTATCAGCAGCCCACGTTCAGCCCAAGGTAGCTTATGAAGTAGAAGAAGATCATACTATGGCTGGGTTTGTTCGTTACAATATGGGTGTTGCGCTAATGCCCTACTTACCACTTTTAAATCCCGAGCGTGTTCAAATCAAACACTTAGCTGATCAGCCATTACAACATCAAATTTACTTAGTCGTTCGTCGCAGTGGTTTTATTACACCTGCCGTCCACCGTTTCCAAGAGTTTATTCGCAGTTATTGTTGGCAACATTACACTAATCAAGAACGATCAATCTAA
- a CDS encoding FAD-dependent oxidoreductase, producing the protein MSKKQITGQAMGHNGIINYEVDVQDNKIEDLKILKHSETSGIFNQVIDKLKQNIITEQSFNVDTISGATVMTQALLKSADKAVTDAGVDVQPVPKKKAPKTQNLRTDVLIIGGGEAGLVAGCRALTMGQKVILVEKNGYLGGATILNGSNVVGTGSDVAAQIFDNNHDTPEMLAQDVARESLETNYPALTDLMVHNIGPAIDFISKFADLHYQKAQTQTPEHSINRQIELPSASSYEFIQKVSKAFAAAGGQIMLDTRVEKLMLDNDKKLRGVIAAQKDQTVNIKARSVVLAAGGHGANQKMRGTESEGIDYYGPMTSTGDAYQFNGDLDLQTHDLGWYKLYPHGVEVEPGVAKLTTYASKQATDMGAIYVNSKGDRIVNESNVYTTFRNAILKQADKVAYLVMDERTWKKVYDLLILHDFTPEEIKSFFENKGKRPVFVKGSLESAAEQAGIVVDELVQTVKNYQGYVQDGHDHDFGRDPKYLHQFEGETFYIIEQRDRFATTLGGYSVDADNLQLVTTKNAPVANYFGAGEIIGGANGHDSMPSMMNTWGISSGYVAGAAASENAQRQATAGDDEANIVAIVGTNASKSYNRKLLYAMKELFETQVNFEICEIKDLPLFNEDDMDREPASVKALAAKIEAADGVVFGVPEYDHSIPAALKSAIEWLSCAEHPFKDKPVMIVGTSLGIQGTVRAQMNLRQILDSPGVDAKVMPGNEFMLPQAGNKFDENDHLNDDGSEHFLKQCFGHFLEGLELASKKTVTN; encoded by the coding sequence TTGAGTAAAAAACAAATTACCGGCCAAGCAATGGGCCACAACGGTATTATCAATTATGAAGTTGACGTGCAAGATAATAAGATTGAGGATTTGAAAATATTAAAGCATTCCGAAACGTCGGGGATCTTTAACCAAGTCATTGATAAATTGAAACAAAATATCATTACGGAACAATCATTCAATGTTGACACAATTAGTGGTGCAACGGTGATGACCCAAGCGTTACTTAAGTCGGCAGATAAGGCTGTAACCGATGCTGGTGTTGATGTGCAGCCAGTTCCTAAGAAAAAAGCCCCCAAGACGCAAAACTTGCGGACCGACGTGCTCATTATTGGTGGCGGAGAAGCGGGCTTAGTCGCTGGCTGTCGAGCGTTGACAATGGGTCAGAAGGTTATCTTAGTTGAAAAGAACGGCTATCTTGGTGGTGCGACGATTCTGAATGGTTCTAACGTTGTTGGTACCGGGTCTGATGTTGCTGCGCAAATTTTTGATAATAATCATGATACGCCAGAAATGTTGGCACAAGATGTTGCTCGTGAAAGCTTGGAGACGAACTATCCAGCTTTGACCGACCTAATGGTGCATAACATTGGTCCAGCCATTGATTTTATTAGTAAGTTTGCAGATTTACATTATCAAAAAGCACAGACGCAAACGCCAGAACATTCGATTAACCGTCAGATTGAACTACCTTCAGCAAGTAGCTATGAATTCATTCAAAAAGTTTCGAAGGCGTTTGCTGCTGCGGGTGGTCAAATTATGTTGGATACTCGAGTCGAGAAGCTTATGTTGGACAACGATAAAAAGTTACGCGGTGTGATTGCTGCTCAAAAGGACCAAACAGTCAACATCAAGGCACGTTCAGTTGTGCTTGCTGCAGGTGGTCATGGCGCTAACCAAAAGATGCGTGGTACTGAAAGCGAAGGCATTGATTATTATGGCCCAATGACTTCCACTGGGGATGCCTATCAATTTAATGGTGATTTGGATTTGCAAACGCACGATTTAGGTTGGTACAAGCTGTATCCACATGGTGTTGAAGTGGAACCAGGCGTTGCTAAATTGACCACGTACGCGTCGAAACAAGCAACTGATATGGGTGCAATTTACGTTAACTCTAAGGGTGATCGAATCGTTAACGAATCAAATGTTTATACGACTTTTCGGAATGCCATCCTTAAACAAGCGGATAAAGTTGCTTACCTAGTAATGGATGAACGGACTTGGAAGAAAGTTTACGACCTACTGATCCTGCATGATTTCACACCAGAAGAAATTAAGAGCTTCTTTGAGAATAAGGGTAAACGGCCAGTATTTGTTAAGGGTTCTTTGGAAAGTGCTGCTGAGCAGGCCGGAATTGTGGTTGATGAATTAGTCCAAACGGTCAAAAATTATCAAGGCTATGTTCAAGATGGTCACGATCATGATTTCGGTCGTGATCCGAAGTACTTGCACCAATTTGAAGGTGAAACATTCTACATCATTGAACAACGTGATCGCTTTGCGACGACTTTAGGTGGCTATAGTGTTGATGCTGATAACTTGCAATTGGTAACGACTAAAAATGCACCGGTAGCTAATTACTTTGGTGCGGGGGAAATCATCGGCGGCGCTAACGGACATGATTCAATGCCAAGTATGATGAATACTTGGGGGATTTCGTCGGGTTACGTTGCCGGCGCCGCGGCTAGCGAAAACGCTCAGCGGCAGGCAACCGCGGGCGATGACGAAGCCAATATTGTGGCCATTGTGGGGACTAACGCTTCAAAATCATATAACCGTAAGTTGTTGTATGCCATGAAAGAATTATTTGAAACGCAAGTTAATTTTGAAATTTGTGAAATTAAAGATTTACCGCTATTCAATGAAGATGATATGGATCGGGAACCGGCAAGTGTAAAAGCGTTAGCCGCTAAGATTGAAGCCGCTGATGGTGTCGTCTTTGGCGTGCCAGAATATGATCATTCGATTCCAGCTGCCTTGAAGAGTGCCATTGAATGGCTGTCCTGTGCAGAACATCCATTCAAAGACAAACCAGTGATGATTGTTGGGACTTCGTTAGGTATTCAAGGTACGGTACGTGCTCAGATGAACTTACGACAGATTTTGGACTCACCCGGTGTGGATGCCAAAGTTATGCCTGGTAACGAGTTCATGTTACCTCAAGCCGGCAATAAGTTTGATGAGAACGATCATCTGAATGATGACGGTAGTGAACACTTCTTGAAGCAGTGCTTTGGGCACTTTTTAGAGGGGCTTGAATTAGCATCTAAGAAGACAGTGACGAATTAA
- the aroD gene encoding type I 3-dehydroquinate dehydratase yields MQPAIKLRNIELGSGRPKLAVPITGTTINDILAATTPILAAQPDVVEWRIDFFKDVINPEKLKSAGQQLRQALGDIALLTTFRTKGEGGELALSDTEYFKLCETVLDGGFTDALDVERYHDEQAVKQIVAAAHEHQVVVIMSNHDFDKTPAVAEIVKRLTSMVDYGADVAKMAVMPQSVEDVLTLLTATNIARQTLPQPVITMSMGDLGKVSRLAGEVFGSCLSFATVGAASAPGQIALENLRPELEDLKLN; encoded by the coding sequence ATGCAACCAGCGATAAAGCTACGAAATATTGAACTTGGTAGTGGTCGACCTAAGTTGGCAGTGCCTATCACAGGAACGACGATTAATGATATTTTAGCAGCGACGACACCGATTTTAGCTGCACAGCCAGATGTCGTTGAATGGCGAATTGATTTTTTCAAGGATGTAATTAATCCAGAAAAGTTGAAATCGGCCGGTCAGCAACTTCGTCAGGCTTTAGGTGATATTGCCTTATTAACTACTTTCCGAACTAAAGGTGAAGGCGGCGAATTAGCACTATCAGATACTGAGTATTTTAAACTGTGTGAGACGGTCTTAGATGGTGGGTTCACGGATGCCTTAGATGTTGAGCGTTACCATGACGAACAAGCTGTTAAACAAATTGTTGCAGCAGCTCATGAGCATCAAGTAGTTGTGATCATGAGTAATCATGATTTTGATAAAACGCCGGCGGTTGCTGAGATCGTTAAGCGCCTTACTAGTATGGTCGATTATGGTGCTGACGTTGCTAAGATGGCTGTGATGCCACAATCGGTGGAGGATGTCTTAACATTACTGACAGCGACTAATATTGCACGCCAAACACTACCACAGCCAGTAATCACAATGTCGATGGGTGACTTAGGAAAAGTGTCACGGCTTGCTGGTGAAGTGTTCGGCTCTTGTTTATCATTTGCAACGGTCGGGGCGGCTTCGGCACCTGGGCAAATTGCACTTGAAAATTTACGGCCGGAATTGGAAGATCTGAAGTTAAATTAA
- a CDS encoding pyridoxamine 5'-phosphate oxidase family protein, which produces MDPKFIEVIKDTTPATIVTVNAAPAHVVNTWSHYMQLIDDHTLLIPSAGMHSIEADFATDNHITIAVGSYKIPGTTGTGCGFHIHGTGKFETSGAYFDQMHTKFDWIRATLVVTIDDVEQKI; this is translated from the coding sequence ATGGACCCTAAATTTATTGAAGTGATCAAAGACACGACCCCCGCAACCATCGTCACGGTCAACGCCGCACCAGCACACGTCGTCAACACCTGGAGTCATTATATGCAGCTTATTGATGATCATACCCTATTGATCCCATCGGCTGGCATGCACTCAATTGAGGCCGATTTTGCTACCGACAACCACATTACAATTGCTGTCGGTAGTTACAAGATTCCCGGCACAACTGGTACTGGCTGTGGTTTCCACATTCATGGTACCGGCAAGTTTGAAACTAGTGGCGCTTATTTCGATCAAATGCATACTAAGTTTGATTGGATTCGCGCGACCCTGGTTGTCACAATCGACGATGTGGAACAAAAGATTTAA
- a CDS encoding FAD:protein FMN transferase, with the protein MIGTQKKYVSQFTMMGTVISLTLFEPNQLAVEAVYDYLQRMDGVFSVNRADSELAAINQYAGIHPVLVSTECFQLVSDAIKYTKQYADSFNVLIGPLVKLWKIGFGGHQVPAAKGISQRLALLDTHEVILDEAQSSIYLRQSGMQLDLGAIAKGYFADQVVKQLQQAGITSAIVNLGGNVKLLGANPLTDNRRWQVGIQAPEAPRGYPALQVETPARTVVTSGIFERYFKIGNHRYHHILDPRTGYPVENQVDQVSIITERSELAEVLSTVAYFEGPNRGCQLIEQLPHTEAIFIDHEQQVTVTSGLTPRRKGVFTIE; encoded by the coding sequence ATGATTGGGACACAAAAAAAGTATGTTTCACAATTTACGATGATGGGAACCGTCATCTCGCTGACATTATTTGAGCCGAATCAGTTAGCGGTCGAAGCGGTCTATGATTACTTGCAGCGGATGGATGGTGTCTTTTCTGTCAATCGTGCCGATTCAGAATTAGCTGCGATCAATCAATATGCCGGTATTCATCCAGTTTTGGTTAGCACTGAATGCTTTCAACTAGTGTCGGATGCTATTAAGTACACAAAGCAATATGCGGATAGTTTTAATGTGCTAATTGGACCGTTGGTTAAACTTTGGAAGATTGGTTTTGGTGGGCATCAAGTACCAGCGGCCAAGGGAATTAGCCAACGATTAGCCTTATTAGATACGCACGAAGTTATCCTAGATGAAGCCCAATCGAGTATCTACTTGCGTCAATCTGGCATGCAATTAGATCTTGGTGCGATTGCCAAGGGGTATTTTGCCGATCAGGTCGTTAAGCAGTTACAGCAGGCTGGCATTACCAGCGCTATTGTTAATCTTGGTGGTAACGTTAAGCTATTAGGGGCCAATCCGCTAACCGATAATCGGCGTTGGCAAGTTGGAATTCAAGCACCCGAAGCGCCACGTGGCTATCCAGCGCTACAGGTTGAAACGCCTGCTAGAACGGTAGTGACGTCAGGTATCTTCGAACGATATTTTAAAATTGGCAATCACCGCTACCACCATATCCTTGATCCGCGAACTGGTTATCCGGTTGAAAATCAAGTTGATCAGGTGTCGATTATAACTGAACGGTCAGAATTAGCTGAAGTGTTATCAACGGTGGCCTACTTTGAAGGGCCAAACCGTGGTTGTCAACTAATCGAACAGTTGCCACATACGGAAGCAATTTTTATTGATCATGAACAACAGGTAACAGTTACCAGTGGCTTAACGCCGCGACGCAAAGGAGTGTTTACTATTGAGTAA
- the aroE gene encoding shikimate dehydrogenase: MEARIDGHTTMLGLFGSPVGHSGSPAMYNYSFEKAGINDAYLAFDIQADEMASALTKMRVLNMRGANVTMPCKKVAAELVDELSPAAELIGAVNTIVNNDGVLVGHNTDGAGYVENLRQHGVDPQGKRLTVLGAGGAATAIAVQMALDGAQAIHIFNPKDSFYQNAELTAQKIMDKVPACQVTVGDINDQEVLTQAIAQSDILANATKAGMAPNVEQTNIKDMTVFRSDLVVTDTVYNPVTTKMLADAAEHGSKTIGGKGMLVWQGAAAFKLYTGQEMPVEEVTQRFFSDDGGR; the protein is encoded by the coding sequence ATGGAAGCACGAATTGATGGACACACAACTATGCTAGGCCTTTTCGGCTCGCCGGTTGGCCATTCAGGCTCACCAGCAATGTATAACTACAGTTTTGAAAAGGCAGGTATTAATGATGCATACCTGGCTTTTGACATTCAGGCTGATGAAATGGCCAGTGCGTTAACTAAAATGCGCGTTTTAAATATGCGTGGTGCTAACGTAACGATGCCTTGTAAAAAGGTTGCTGCAGAATTAGTTGATGAATTGTCACCAGCTGCAGAATTAATCGGTGCTGTGAATACGATTGTCAATAATGATGGCGTGTTAGTTGGTCATAATACGGACGGTGCGGGCTATGTTGAAAATCTACGCCAGCATGGTGTTGACCCACAGGGAAAGCGCCTTACGGTGTTAGGTGCTGGTGGTGCTGCTACAGCAATTGCCGTTCAAATGGCACTAGATGGCGCTCAGGCGATTCATATCTTTAATCCTAAGGACTCGTTTTATCAAAATGCTGAGTTAACGGCTCAAAAGATCATGGATAAAGTTCCCGCATGCCAAGTTACTGTAGGCGATATTAATGACCAGGAAGTCTTGACACAAGCAATTGCACAAAGTGATATTTTGGCTAACGCAACCAAGGCCGGTATGGCACCGAATGTTGAACAAACTAATATTAAGGATATGACCGTTTTTCGTTCTGATTTAGTTGTGACAGATACTGTTTATAATCCTGTTACCACAAAAATGTTAGCAGATGCAGCTGAACATGGAAGCAAAACAATTGGCGGTAAGGGGATGCTGGTTTGGCAAGGTGCCGCAGCGTTCAAATTGTACACAGGCCAAGAAATGCCCGTTGAAGAAGTAACGCAACGGTTCTTCTCAGATGATGGGGGACGTTAA
- a CDS encoding MFS transporter yields MTSNTNSNRKYYVTALALYFAYFILGIASSIMGQYKTEFAKAWGASTLANGTIDVSMVVSVIAAYGLGRLIAYPFAGPVSDRIGRRISGFIGIALYAVFFFGMITVHSMWWAYAIGIINGIANSFLDTCVSPSVMEIFPKSASIANLFTKFAITVAQFVLPFVIGLVASAQMSYRVIFIGCGILMIADAILVLVLPFPKQDKATAEAKTTTDKPKHRFTPAAIASILIGFTSSATFMIWLNCNQELGASYGIKDPSILQSFYAVGATVAVLLTAQFIHMGLKETTVLVLYPSISIVMLMLCYFINNPVILYIGSFVIGYAAAGGVLQLATSTTIGFFPDSKGLATSLVMIASSVANYAVLSAAAYLTKVTGADAPRMIILMNIVITLIGVGLALIVKHGGRSTRTSAASGVES; encoded by the coding sequence ATGACAAGTAACACAAATTCAAACCGTAAATATTATGTAACAGCATTGGCATTGTACTTTGCTTACTTTATTTTAGGAATTGCCTCTTCAATAATGGGACAGTATAAAACTGAGTTTGCAAAGGCGTGGGGCGCATCCACGCTGGCTAACGGAACCATTGATGTTAGTATGGTAGTTTCTGTCATTGCTGCCTATGGTCTGGGACGGCTGATTGCTTACCCATTTGCTGGTCCAGTCTCTGATAGGATTGGGCGTCGTATCAGTGGTTTCATTGGAATTGCGTTGTACGCCGTATTCTTTTTTGGGATGATCACAGTTCACAGCATGTGGTGGGCGTATGCTATTGGTATTATTAACGGGATTGCTAATTCGTTCTTGGATACCTGTGTGTCACCAAGTGTGATGGAAATCTTTCCTAAATCGGCCTCAATTGCAAATCTATTTACAAAGTTTGCCATAACGGTTGCTCAGTTTGTATTGCCGTTCGTTATTGGTTTGGTTGCTAGTGCTCAAATGTCATATCGAGTCATTTTTATCGGGTGTGGAATTTTAATGATTGCTGATGCAATCTTAGTTCTGGTTTTACCATTTCCTAAGCAAGATAAAGCAACTGCTGAGGCTAAAACGACTACTGACAAACCGAAGCATCGTTTCACACCAGCTGCGATTGCATCAATTTTAATTGGTTTTACTAGTTCAGCGACGTTTATGATTTGGTTGAATTGCAATCAAGAGCTAGGAGCTAGTTACGGAATCAAAGACCCCAGTATCCTGCAATCATTTTATGCGGTTGGTGCAACGGTAGCGGTCTTATTAACTGCTCAGTTTATCCATATGGGGCTGAAAGAGACGACCGTATTAGTACTATATCCAAGTATTTCAATCGTCATGTTAATGTTATGTTATTTCATTAATAATCCAGTCATTCTCTATATTGGTAGTTTTGTTATTGGTTACGCTGCTGCTGGTGGGGTACTACAATTGGCGACCTCTACGACCATTGGTTTCTTTCCAGATAGTAAAGGTCTAGCGACATCCCTTGTAATGATTGCCTCAAGCGTGGCTAATTATGCTGTATTATCAGCTGCGGCATACTTGACAAAAGTTACCGGTGCTGATGCGCCACGGATGATAATTCTAATGAACATTGTGATTACGTTAATTGGGGTTGGTTTAGCATTGATTGTGAAACATGGTGGTCGGTCAACACGTACGTCGGCTGCTTCCGGTGTTGAAAGTTAA